In Flavobacterium gelatinilyticum, a genomic segment contains:
- a CDS encoding DNA cytosine methyltransferase, with the protein MKVLNLYAGIGGNRKNWDEISVTAVELDPALAAFYSQNFPEDKVIVGDAHQYLLDHYKEFDFIWSSPPCQSHSSFRQNICVRFRGTPAVFPDMRLYQEILFLQHNAECLWAVENVKPYYTALIEPDAALQRHLFWSNFQIPELEIKTVIKIRHAQIPELEEALGFCLKGSNISNKRQVLRNCVDPNLGLHILNTARSLYMKNVKSKTRKNGKGVR; encoded by the coding sequence ATGAAGGTCTTAAACTTATATGCCGGAATTGGCGGAAACAGAAAAAACTGGGATGAGATATCGGTTACTGCAGTTGAGCTGGATCCTGCACTGGCAGCATTTTACTCGCAGAACTTTCCAGAAGATAAAGTGATTGTAGGGGATGCACACCAGTATCTTTTGGATCATTACAAAGAGTTTGATTTTATCTGGTCATCACCGCCGTGCCAGTCACATTCCTCTTTCCGGCAGAATATCTGCGTGAGATTCCGAGGCACTCCTGCTGTATTTCCCGATATGAGGCTGTATCAGGAAATTTTATTTCTGCAGCATAATGCCGAGTGTTTATGGGCCGTTGAAAATGTCAAACCTTATTACACTGCGCTTATCGAACCTGATGCAGCCCTTCAGCGTCATCTTTTCTGGTCCAATTTTCAGATTCCAGAATTGGAAATAAAGACAGTGATTAAAATACGTCATGCACAGATTCCTGAACTTGAAGAGGCTTTAGGTTTCTGCTTAAAGGGATCTAATATTTCAAACAAAAGACAGGTGCTTCGCAACTGTGTGGACCCAAATCTTGGGCTCCATATTTTGAATACCGCCAGAAGTCTCTATATGAAAAATGTGAAGAGTAAAACTAGGAAAAATGGAAAAGGAGTTAGGTGA
- a CDS encoding DUF4133 domain-containing protein, producing MSSVYQINKGINQSIEFKGLKAQYVWYLGGGVVGLMIVFAVLFIVGIPSLVCVALIGTAGTVMVIKIYKMSRQYGEFGMMKALAARQIPKCIKVRSRAVFIK from the coding sequence ATGAGCAGTGTTTATCAGATTAACAAAGGGATCAATCAGTCAATTGAATTTAAAGGCCTGAAAGCCCAGTACGTATGGTATCTGGGCGGAGGTGTCGTGGGACTTATGATTGTTTTTGCGGTGCTTTTCATAGTCGGCATTCCCTCTCTTGTCTGTGTGGCTTTAATTGGTACGGCAGGAACTGTGATGGTGATTAAGATCTATAAAATGAGCAGGCAGTATGGTGAATTCGGCATGATGAAAGCTTTAGCTGCGAGGCAGATTCCTAAATGTATTAAGGTGCGCAGCAGGGCAGTTTTTATTAAGTGA
- a CDS encoding DUF4134 domain-containing protein: MLSDGIKLKRFFKTNKVFIATILLVMIISGNGYAQDGVAGINEANQKVRSYFDAGTELMYAVGAILGLIGAVKVYQKWNAGDPDTGKVAAAWFGSCVFLVVVATVIKSFFGV; encoded by the coding sequence ATGTTGAGTGATGGAATAAAGTTAAAGCGTTTTTTTAAAACAAACAAGGTATTCATAGCCACTATTCTTTTGGTTATGATAATTAGTGGGAATGGATATGCCCAAGATGGTGTTGCCGGAATCAATGAGGCCAACCAAAAGGTGAGAAGCTATTTTGATGCCGGCACAGAACTTATGTATGCAGTTGGAGCAATACTGGGACTCATAGGAGCGGTGAAAGTATATCAGAAGTGGAATGCAGGCGATCCCGACACAGGTAAAGTGGCAGCAGCATGGTTTGGCAGCTGCGTCTTTCTGGTAGTGGTTGCCACTGTGATCAAATCTTTCTTTGGTGTTTAA
- a CDS encoding helix-turn-helix domain-containing protein — protein sequence MLKNLINTKLQNLPIDGFDIHLIKKYEKVTNSVDEFKSENLAFLLIRSGGFKLKLEDVIQDLSARDLIIIPKDSDCNILEIHDKLQIYLVTFSSEFTVKNCLKKELIDSFYFFIRKETMKASLNENEYSVLSLIYRLVYYVNVNAQREGYESELHRISLNLFLYELKVIYTKYVGNSMPKFTRKENIVMEFLTILSIHYKKQHHVQFYAGALFITPIYLNRVVKEITGKSVKILIIEALISEAKILLEDGQLSLLEISEELGFESLSIFRIFFKKYTSLSLSDYRSNSFEKFKGS from the coding sequence ATGTTAAAGAATTTAATCAACACGAAACTGCAAAACCTTCCTATTGACGGATTCGATATTCACCTTATTAAAAAGTATGAAAAAGTCACTAATAGTGTAGATGAATTTAAGTCTGAAAATTTAGCCTTTTTGCTAATAAGATCAGGAGGATTTAAATTAAAACTTGAAGACGTTATTCAAGATTTGTCGGCACGCGATTTAATTATAATTCCTAAAGACTCAGATTGTAATATTCTTGAAATTCACGATAAACTGCAGATTTATCTAGTTACATTCTCTTCAGAGTTTACGGTTAAAAACTGTCTCAAAAAAGAGCTAATCGACTCGTTTTACTTTTTTATAAGGAAAGAAACAATGAAAGCATCACTGAATGAAAACGAATATTCAGTTTTGTCTCTTATTTATAGGCTTGTATATTATGTAAATGTGAATGCACAAAGAGAGGGATATGAAAGTGAGCTACACCGCATAAGTTTAAATTTATTCCTTTATGAACTTAAAGTTATTTATACGAAGTATGTTGGGAATTCGATGCCTAAGTTCACTCGAAAGGAAAATATTGTTATGGAGTTTTTGACAATATTGTCAATTCACTATAAAAAACAGCATCACGTTCAATTTTATGCAGGAGCTCTTTTTATCACTCCAATTTATTTAAACAGAGTGGTAAAAGAAATTACCGGCAAAAGCGTCAAAATATTAATTATAGAGGCACTTATAAGCGAGGCTAAGATTCTTCTGGAAGATGGTCAGCTTAGTTTGTTAGAAATATCAGAAGAACTGGGATTCGAAAGTCTGTCAATTTTTAGGATATTTTTTAAAAAGTACACTTCTTTATCGCTTTCTGATTATCGATCTAATTCTTTTGAAAAATTCAAAGGCAGCTAG